The Brassica napus cultivar Da-Ae chromosome C7, Da-Ae, whole genome shotgun sequence genome has a segment encoding these proteins:
- the LOC125590569 gene encoding uncharacterized protein LOC125590569: MSKINNLEYAALNLSGDNYLQWALDTKIILKSKNLGACITDGNESSEKDRNSAILIIRHHLAESLKDQYLTRTVLLPKALYDWRNLRIQDFKSVDEYNLALFKIVSKLKLCEETITDADMLEKTFSTFHTSNVLLQQQYRENGFSTYANLISCLLLAEQNNELLMRNSEMRPPGAKALPEAHAAIEPKDESPKKESNHRRMRGRGRWQGRNRGFQPRDRGFSTT, translated from the exons atgtcgaaaatcaacaatcTTGAGTATGCTGccctcaatctctccggagacaattacctTCAATGGGCACTTGACACCAAGATCATCTTGAAATCCAAAAACCTTGGTGCTTGTATCACTGATGGCAATGAGTCATCTGAGAAGGATAGAAACAGTGCGATCTTAATCATACGCCATCACCTTGCTGAAAGTCTCAAAGACCAATACCTCACT aggaCGGTGCTCTTACCAAAGGCCCTATATGATTGGAGGAACCTAAGGATCCAAGACTTTAAGTCTGTGGATGAGTATAACTTGGCTCTATTCAAGATAGTCTCAAAGTTGAAACTGTGTGAAGAGACTATCACTGATGCTGACATGTTAGAGAAGACATTCTCTAcattccacacaagcaatgtttTGCTTCAGCAACAATACCGAGAAAATGGTTTCTCCACCTATGCAAATTTgatctcttgtttgttgctggctgagcaaaacaatgagttaCTCATGAGGAATAGTGAGATGAGGCCTCCTGGTGCTAAGGcattacctgaggcacatgcggccaTAGAGCCAAAAGATGAGTCTCCAAAGAAAGAGTCAAACCATCGCCGTATGAGAGGCCGTGGAAGATGGCAAGGTCGTAACCGTGGGTTTCAACCACGTGACCGTGGGTTTTCAACCACATGA